From a region of the Candidatus Hydrogenedentota bacterium genome:
- a CDS encoding carbon-nitrogen hydrolase, protein MAHSAHPRTYTVGLLQFQVTPDPEENTRKALSWFEKAASQGAQVVCLPELYKSQYFCQKEDADLFDLAEPIPCADIEKFQAAAARLKAAVVVPVFERRAAGVYHNSLVTIDADGTLVGAYRKMHIPDDPAYYEKYYFAPGDLGFKNFDTRYGRIGTLICWDQWYPEGARLTALRGASILFYPTAIGWHPYEKEQYGAAQRDAWMTVQRGHAIANGIYVGAVNRVGFEQPVPEQAGIEFWGSSFICDPQGVILAEGKTDQEEVLLAEVDLTHQEYIRRNWPFLRDRRIDAYGDITRRFIDGD, encoded by the coding sequence ATGGCGCATTCCGCCCATCCGCGCACCTATACCGTGGGCCTGCTTCAGTTTCAGGTCACGCCCGACCCCGAGGAAAACACCCGCAAGGCCCTGTCGTGGTTTGAGAAGGCCGCGTCCCAGGGGGCTCAGGTGGTGTGTCTTCCGGAGCTCTATAAGAGCCAGTATTTCTGCCAGAAGGAAGATGCGGATCTCTTCGATCTCGCCGAGCCCATTCCCTGCGCGGATATCGAGAAGTTTCAGGCGGCTGCCGCGCGGCTGAAGGCGGCCGTGGTGGTGCCGGTATTCGAGCGGCGGGCTGCCGGGGTCTATCACAACAGCCTGGTGACCATCGATGCCGACGGTACGCTGGTGGGCGCGTACCGCAAGATGCACATCCCCGATGACCCGGCCTATTACGAGAAATATTACTTCGCACCCGGCGATCTCGGCTTCAAGAATTTCGACACGCGCTATGGCCGCATCGGCACGCTCATCTGCTGGGACCAGTGGTATCCCGAAGGTGCGCGGCTTACGGCCCTGCGCGGCGCGTCCATCCTGTTTTACCCCACAGCCATCGGCTGGCACCCCTATGAGAAGGAACAGTACGGCGCGGCCCAGCGCGACGCCTGGATGACCGTGCAGCGGGGCCATGCGATTGCCAACGGTATCTATGTGGGCGCGGTGAACCGCGTGGGCTTCGAGCAGCCCGTGCCAGAGCAGGCGGGCATCGAGTTCTGGGGCTCCTCCTTCATCTGCGATCCCCAGGGCGTGATCCTGGCCGAGGGCAAGACGGATCAGGAAGAAGTGCTGCTGGCGGAAGTTGATCTGACCCATCAGGAGTACATCCGACGCAACTGGCCCTTCCTGCGTGATCGCCGCATCGATGCCTATGGCGACATCACCCGCCGCTTTATCGACGGGGATTGA